In Pseudofrankia saprophytica, one genomic interval encodes:
- a CDS encoding amidohydrolase family protein translates to MRHANDVGEDQVPDHLVVSPRPNRRTAVLGAAALGAAALAPSALQTASASASTTASSASGASNSAGRIDVHQHAMTPAGRQWLIDHGLLPPSGGPPWAQWDLDSTLQIMDETGIAAGVLSGPVPSEFLAGLTADQIREMTKVGNESLAEVVRGHPKRFGFFGFLPLNQVDVALEAAAYALDTLKADGVAVNLHSAGLYLGDPSFDPVLAELNRRKAVVFTHPFNLAGCGGAPVAEFLVDFLTDTTRAAVKMVLNGTLTRFPDLKLILPHGGGFFPYMAGRLQLGTYLGAGVDEATAVRSVKRFFYDTAMPTSPHATPSLLAGAGGDRILFGSDWPAATADGARLNARAVDTDPFLDQATRRRVNRENAQRLLPALARRMAS, encoded by the coding sequence GTGCGCCACGCGAACGACGTCGGCGAAGACCAGGTGCCCGACCACCTGGTTGTTTCGCCGAGACCAAACCGACGGACCGCCGTCCTCGGTGCCGCCGCCCTGGGGGCGGCCGCGCTGGCACCGTCGGCCCTTCAGACCGCCAGCGCCAGCGCCAGCACCACGGCGTCCAGTGCGTCCGGTGCGTCCAATTCCGCCGGCCGCATCGACGTACACCAGCACGCCATGACGCCCGCCGGCCGCCAGTGGCTGATCGACCACGGGCTCCTGCCCCCGTCCGGCGGACCGCCCTGGGCGCAGTGGGACCTCGACAGCACCCTGCAGATCATGGACGAGACCGGGATCGCCGCCGGGGTGCTGTCCGGCCCCGTTCCCTCGGAGTTCCTGGCCGGTTTGACCGCGGACCAAATCCGGGAGATGACCAAGGTCGGGAACGAGTCCCTGGCCGAGGTCGTCCGCGGCCATCCGAAGAGGTTCGGCTTCTTCGGGTTCCTGCCGTTGAACCAGGTCGACGTCGCTCTGGAAGCCGCCGCATATGCGCTGGACACGCTGAAGGCCGACGGCGTCGCGGTGAACCTGCACTCCGCGGGCCTCTACCTCGGGGACCCGTCGTTCGACCCGGTCCTCGCCGAACTGAACCGGCGCAAGGCCGTGGTGTTCACCCATCCGTTCAACCTGGCTGGATGCGGAGGCGCACCCGTCGCCGAGTTCCTCGTGGATTTCCTGACCGACACGACCCGCGCAGCCGTAAAGATGGTGCTCAACGGCACCCTTACCCGCTTTCCGGACCTGAAGCTGATCCTCCCCCACGGCGGCGGATTCTTCCCCTACATGGCAGGCCGGCTGCAGCTCGGCACCTATCTGGGCGCCGGCGTCGACGAGGCCACGGCCGTACGCAGCGTCAAACGGTTCTTCTACGACACCGCGATGCCGACCTCGCCGCACGCCACGCCGTCGCTGCTCGCCGGCGCCGGCGGCGACCGGATCCTCTTCGGATCAGACTGGCCGGCCGCGACCGCCGACGGGGCCAGGCTGAACGCGCGGGCGGTCGACACCGACCCGTTCCTCGACCAGGCCACTCGCCGCCGCGTCAACCGCGAGAACGCGCAACGGCTCCTGCCCGCGCTGGCCCGCCGCATGGCGAGCTGA
- a CDS encoding MarR family winged helix-turn-helix transcriptional regulator, which produces MAGTRADDAGSGGGEVLAESAVAAARDLRVVFSRLRRRMREVADTDGELSPSQTSVLTRLAKEGAWTASGLAIAERVRPQSMAATIAALDTHKLIRRDPDPTDGRRQLITLTDAGRRRAEGDKAARVEWLTRAMHDHYTEAERQTLLEAMTLLDRLTHL; this is translated from the coding sequence ATGGCCGGGACGCGTGCGGACGACGCTGGCAGCGGGGGCGGGGAGGTCCTGGCCGAGTCCGCGGTCGCGGCGGCGCGGGACCTACGGGTGGTGTTCAGCCGGCTGCGCCGCCGGATGCGGGAGGTCGCCGACACCGACGGGGAGCTGAGCCCATCGCAGACCTCGGTGCTCACCCGGCTCGCCAAGGAGGGTGCCTGGACAGCGAGCGGGCTCGCGATTGCCGAACGGGTCCGGCCGCAGTCGATGGCCGCCACGATCGCCGCACTCGACACGCACAAACTGATCCGCCGTGACCCGGACCCAACCGACGGCCGCCGCCAGCTCATCACCCTGACCGACGCTGGCCGCCGCCGCGCCGAGGGCGACAAGGCAGCCCGGGTGGAGTGGCTGACGCGCGCGATGCACGACCACTACACCGAGGCCGAGCGGCAGACGCTCCTTGAGGCGATGACTCTTCTCGACCGGCTCACCCATCTGTGA
- a CDS encoding carboxymuconolactone decarboxylase family protein: MKHPVYVIPAALKALTAIHEAVKGTGLPEQTIELVNLRASQINGCAWCLQMHATALRKAGEPDERIDTVAGWRDASYFTDAERAALALTESVTRIADRGDPVPDDVFDEAARHYDEAQLAALLLTIGQINVWNRLNVATHHVAGA, from the coding sequence ATGAAGCATCCGGTGTACGTCATCCCGGCCGCCCTGAAGGCGCTGACCGCCATCCACGAGGCCGTGAAGGGTACCGGATTGCCGGAACAGACGATCGAGCTGGTCAACCTGCGCGCCAGCCAGATCAACGGCTGCGCCTGGTGCCTGCAGATGCACGCCACCGCGCTGCGCAAGGCCGGTGAGCCCGACGAGCGGATCGACACCGTGGCCGGCTGGCGGGACGCGTCGTACTTCACCGACGCCGAGCGGGCCGCTCTGGCGCTCACCGAGTCCGTCACCCGGATCGCCGACCGCGGCGACCCGGTGCCCGACGACGTGTTCGACGAGGCGGCCCGGCACTACGACGAGGCGCAGCTCGCCGCGCTGCTGCTGACCATCGGGCAGATCAACGTGTGGAACCGGCTCAACGTCGCCACCCACCACGTGGCCGGCGCCTGA
- a CDS encoding sigma-70 family RNA polymerase sigma factor encodes MRERDSHHNEVPGDDETDGPGTGAGTGGERDWLAGRFEENRSYLRSVAYRMLGSFAEADDAVQETWLRLARSDADGIDNLRGWLTTVVGRVCLNALRSRAARREEPLEARLPDPVVTRPDAAAGPEQEAVLAESVGLALLVVLDTLSPPERLAFVLHDLFGVPFDEIAPMVGRSADAARQLASRARRR; translated from the coding sequence ATGCGCGAACGTGACAGCCACCACAACGAGGTCCCCGGCGACGACGAGACCGATGGTCCTGGCACGGGGGCAGGAACGGGCGGTGAGCGGGACTGGCTGGCCGGGCGGTTCGAGGAGAACCGGTCCTACCTGCGGTCCGTCGCCTACCGCATGCTCGGCTCGTTCGCCGAGGCCGACGACGCCGTCCAGGAGACCTGGCTGCGCCTGGCCCGGTCCGACGCGGACGGCATCGACAACCTGCGCGGCTGGCTGACGACGGTCGTCGGCCGGGTGTGCCTGAACGCGCTGCGCTCCCGGGCGGCCCGGCGCGAGGAGCCGCTGGAGGCCCGGCTGCCGGACCCGGTGGTCACCCGGCCCGACGCGGCGGCCGGCCCCGAGCAGGAGGCCGTGCTGGCCGAGTCGGTGGGCCTGGCACTGCTCGTCGTGCTGGACACGCTGAGCCCGCCGGAGCGCCTCGCGTTCGTGCTGCACGACCTGTTCGGGGTGCCGTTCGACGAGATCGCCCCGATGGTCGGCCGGTCCGCGGACGCGGCCCGCCAGCTCGCCAGCCGGGCCCGCCGCCGGG
- a CDS encoding RNA polymerase sigma factor → MVTAFSAFYRAELPRLWAFLRSLRVPAADVEDISQRAMTTLLDRWERVDNPRAYVRTVAAHDAHGWRRTSQVELPVGDLPEPTPLSPRPGEIDAVMGQRYLLGLVTGLPPRQRQVVAWWLDGFTPTEIAAELGITPEAVRTALAKARRSLKSQLADEGDGPR, encoded by the coding sequence ATGGTGACCGCGTTCAGCGCGTTCTACCGAGCCGAACTCCCCCGCCTGTGGGCGTTCCTGAGGTCACTGAGAGTGCCAGCCGCCGACGTCGAGGACATCTCCCAGCGGGCCATGACCACGCTGCTCGACCGCTGGGAGCGTGTCGACAATCCGCGTGCCTATGTCCGCACGGTCGCCGCACATGACGCCCATGGCTGGAGACGAACCAGTCAGGTCGAGCTACCTGTCGGTGACCTGCCCGAGCCCACCCCGCTGTCACCCCGTCCCGGAGAGATCGACGCCGTCATGGGCCAGCGCTACCTGCTCGGCCTGGTCACCGGGCTGCCACCTCGCCAGCGGCAGGTGGTGGCCTGGTGGCTCGACGGCTTCACCCCCACGGAGATCGCCGCCGAGCTCGGCATCACCCCGGAAGCCGTCCGGACCGCGCTCGCCAAGGCCCGCCGTTCCCTCAAGTCCCAGCTCGCCGATGAAGGAGATGGCCCTCGATGA
- a CDS encoding Uma2 family endonuclease, with protein MSAMPVPPDTSPPDPWVFPTPGPDGFIPDDLARLPRDGYHYELLDGVLLVSRPGGFTVDDLERTPEDSNRYELIDGTLLVSPAPRWEHQHVVLSLAVILRAACPAGLVVFGPTPDVLKGRRGSLQPDLLVAHAVDLTPEEPYLGVPVLAVEVLSPSSLGIDRLAKRQVYARLGVSSYWIVDPSTRTGPAVTVLCLDRALDGYREEPTTGPDEAVTVTEPFPVSFTPADLVRLP; from the coding sequence ATGTCTGCCATGCCGGTGCCGCCTGACACGTCGCCGCCCGACCCGTGGGTGTTTCCGACGCCCGGCCCCGACGGGTTCATTCCGGATGACCTGGCGCGGCTCCCGCGTGACGGCTACCACTACGAGCTGCTCGACGGGGTCCTGCTGGTCTCCCGGCCCGGCGGGTTCACCGTCGACGACCTCGAACGGACGCCCGAGGACAGCAACCGCTACGAGCTCATCGACGGGACGCTCCTGGTGAGCCCCGCTCCCCGCTGGGAGCACCAGCATGTGGTGCTCTCACTGGCCGTGATCCTGCGCGCCGCCTGCCCGGCCGGACTGGTCGTCTTCGGCCCGACACCCGACGTGCTCAAGGGCCGGCGCGGCAGCCTGCAGCCCGACCTCCTCGTGGCCCACGCCGTCGACCTCACGCCCGAGGAGCCCTACCTGGGTGTGCCGGTGCTGGCCGTGGAGGTGCTCTCGCCCAGCAGCCTCGGCATCGACCGGCTCGCGAAGCGGCAGGTCTACGCCCGGCTCGGCGTGTCGTCGTACTGGATCGTCGACCCGTCGACCCGCACCGGCCCGGCGGTCACGGTGCTGTGTCTCGACCGGGCGCTCGACGGCTACCGCGAGGAGCCGACGACCGGACCGGACGAGGCCGTCACGGTCACCGAGCCGTTCCCGGTCAGCTTCACCCCGGCCGACCTGGTCCGCCTCCCGTAG